The window ACTGAAGGACCCGGCCACTCTACCCTGTGGACATTCATACTGCTTGGCTTGTATCCAGAGCCACTGGGACAAGAAAGACAGCAAGGGTGAGTGCAGCTGCCCCCAGTGTCGGCAGGTCTTCAAACCTCGACCCTCTCTGGCCAAGAGCACTTTGCTAGCGGAGGCGATGGAGAAACTGAGAACCAACAGCTTCAAGCAAAGCCCCTCCACAGCTGGCTCCTCTGCCCAGCCATCAATGCCTATCTACCTGGAGGTCCTACCGGATAGAGGGCCGCGACAGGGCAGCGTGTACCCTCAGCTTCCCACGGTGGAGCCCAGGCCCTGCCCTCAACACAACCGACCCCTGGACCTGTTTTGTCATGACGacaaggagtgtgtgtgtgaggtgtgttGCCAACATGGACACAAGGGACATCGTGTGCTTAAgccagaggaagagaggaaggagaggcaGGTATGTAATGGACAAGGCAAATAAAGGGTGATGCTATTAGTGTGCTTATGTTTGTCTCTCGTGTTGGTCTTGGTGTTTAAGATGAGGTGCGGGGGAATCAAGAAGTGTGCTGTCAAGTGTAGCATTTTGAAGATGTAGCTgataaaaaattgtttttcctGTGCATTCCTGTGTGGAAGTGCTTGTCTCTGAGGCCAAAATATTGTGTAACATCACAATGACTCATCCCAAAGTACAGGCTAGGTCCATtactgtcttacagtgtgtatgGCCTCTTCTACACTAATCCATggatgatggtgtgtgtgtgtgtgtgtgtgtgtgtgtgtgtgtagaaagaGCTTGTTCAGATGCAGGCTGACATACAGAAGAGAATCCAGGAGACTGAGAGGAAGCTTGTGGAGCTCCCACATGCTGCCCGCCAACACAAGGTAAGTAGCAATCATGATTGCTTGCTGtactgtgtcaccatttctgatATCTTGCTTGTTTATGACATACTAATATTCCTTTGTGccctcttctcttcctctctgtacACTCCCAGGCCTTGGTGCAGGCTCTAGAGCAAGAGAGCATGGATTTATTCTCAGAGCTAATCAAAAACGTGAATCAAACAGGCATCGAGGTCGGTGAGGCCCTCAGCATCCACGAGACCTCCTTAGGCAGCCAGGTCGAGGGGCAGATCCAGAATCTGGAGCAGGAGGTGGCATCGCTGCGCTGGAGGAGTGGGGAGCTGAACAGGCTGGCCGACATGCAGGACCACATCCGCTTCTTGAAGGTAAAAGAAGCCTAAGCATGAGGTTCACTATCGATACAATGctgtttttgattttaacaTATTGTGTCACTTATACTGAAGAATTTCCTCATCATGGAGCCGCTGGGTCAGACGGCTGCCACGGGAGAGTCGAGTCAGGAGGAAGCGGTGGTAGCCTCTGTCCGCGTAGTCATGAAAGAGCTACAACAGTCAATACAGGACGTCTGCAAAGCCAGCCTGGCTAAGATCGTCAGATTAGGTCagtgttcttcttctcttctctcctccttgcCGTTCGTCTTCAGACATTAAAACATTCCTTTTCTTTATAGTGAATCCTGACGCTGTGGCTTCAGTGCCCAatggtgcagcagcagcaggcactACGGTAGCTGATAACAGTTGTCAGgccactgcaaaaaacacaggTACAGTAACTTAAAATCCCTCAGTGGTACACAAGCACAGAATATGCTGAAGTTTGTTTGCCTGTTAAACTGTGGAAAAATGACACTTTAAGATGTGTTTCTCACAACTCCTCTGCTCTTTCCTGTAGTGTATGAGATGATAACAGACCCTCCACCTTTGCCACCTCCACGACCTCAAGGTACAGATGCTCCTGgacctgaaaacatttaaaaatggttGTTAGAAAGTGTCAGAGTTAATATTTTTCTTAGTCTATTTGTTTCTTCTCCCCATCAGGACATGAAGATTCATCCAAACGTCCTTCTTGTCAAGGTAAGAACAAAACAGCCTGTTACAGTAAACATGTTAGATGTCATGCAGTTGATATTTTATGTGGTTAacattttcctttgtttcttCTCTCTCCGTTTCTCTGGACATGAAGCTTCAGCCCCGCCTCcacctttctctcctcctcaacTTCAACCTCAACCTCGAGGTAAATACAAAAGCATCAGAAGCTGCTTGTACAAATCAATCAACTACTTAGAGGAAATGGAAAGTGGTGTAAATGACTTTGATCCCTGATTTGATATGTCATTTTTTGCCTCTTAGCACCTCCTGTAACAACAATGGGACTTGTTAATCCTGATCCAAAGACAAGAGAAGAACTGCTGAAATGTGAGTTCATCATAatctataatatatataaacacagagTCAAAGCCTTCAGGGGGATCCAGAGTTCTTACTTAGATGCATCCTCTCCCCTCAGATCGCTTTGAACCCACCATGGACGCCAGAACGGTGTTTCGCCATGTGCAGCTGTCAGATGGCGATCGTAAGGCCACGATGCGGGCTGAGAACCTGAACCTACCAGACCATCCTGAACGCTTCCAGTTCTGGAGACAGGTTCTCTGCAGAGAGCCCCTAGGAGGGAGCCCTTActactgggaggtggagtggaCCGGCACAAAGGTGAATCATTAGACATCAGTGGGGAAACGGATGGTTTCGGATAGGCATGTGTTGCatacaagactttttttttcgtAAACTGAAATCACTCAACTGGACCACAAACTGAGACTTGTGAATTCAGGGTCTGTTCACTGTCATCCTGTTTGCCTAAAACAGAGGGTGACCACTTCACACCGCTGTCACAATAATCAGCAGTTTGTCCAACAAAAGCTGGACTCCAATATCTCTCCCTTTGCTAATCTTGGATGTCACAAATACTcagtgtttttggtttttacaGATTTTCACCAAAATATACTTAGGATTCAAATGAAACTATTCACTTTAAACAGATTTTAATCTTGATTTTATGTCCTCACGCGTCCAAAAATGTTGTATTTCCTGCTGCAAGAGGTCACTGGTTATTGTAGTTTACAATAAGACAGAGCCTCGTGTGATCAGGAGTCAAGCAATCCAGATTTGACcttttttaatattcaaaataaacactgatcTGCTTTTGTGGATTCTTATTTTTCATCACACTAGCAGCTTGGTTTAAGGGATGTTAGTGTCTGTAAATCACTCCATCCACTTAAGTCCAGCCTGAAATTTCACAACAACTGGGGTACAATGAAATTTGGTTCAGACACACATGGTATCTAAATGATAAATCCTGATAAAGtcacctgacttttcctctagcaccatCACAAAGttcatatttgtggttttgagtgaaattactcaacaactatttgatgaattgttattaaattaaattaattatgaAAATTAGAGATCCTTTAACTTTCCATcatcattttaaaactgtaatttgTCCAACACTAAAAATTCTACTTGaataaatacctgcaaaactaaagacatttccatcagcctgagctgtactttgtgtttcgTGCTCAGTTAGCATGCTGACACTAAAACGACACTACATAACAcctgctaaacattagcatCTTAGCATTGTTACTGTGAGCATACTGGCATGCTGACAATGGCTCATAGCAGCACTGTGTCTAAGTATAGCCTCACAGAGATGTTAGCATATCTGTAGTCTCTTAGTCATGTTGAATAAATGCCAATACTGAGCCCTGGGTATGAACTCTCAAAGACTTAGAAGACATGAGCTGTTGGATTTACATGTTACATTTAGGTACTGAAGATGAACTTTAACAGTCCTTCGCTGCCATTTGCAGCCACAGCGATTTGCTTCCTCTCCTAATCAAGTGTTTTCCTGTCCCACCATGCAGATCACCATCGGCGTGGCCTACAAGGAGATGGAGCGTAAGGGTTCTGATGACAACAGCCGTCTGGGCCACAACGCTCTGTCCTGGAGCTTGTACTGGTCCGGGACCGGCTTCTCCTTCTGGCACAACAGCCAGGAAAAATTGCTGGGTTCCCCCAAGGCCCGGCGGATTGGCGTCTATCTGGACCAGCATGCAGGGATTCTGGCTTTTTACCGCATCACCCACAACCAGGCTGAGCTCATCCACCGGCACCAGACCCAGTTCACTGGCCCACTGTACCCAGGGTTCAGGTTCTGGGGGGGTGTGGGGTCTACAGTGACTATTTGCAGGTTGGATTGAGTTGTTTATGAATTATAGGCTGttgttctttttcatttaaccGGTTAGTCTGGTTGGAAGCATGTGACACTTTCTTAATAAGGAAGCAAATGTGCTCAAGAGAAAAACATGTTCAAGAATGtctggttttcatgttattCTTTCTCCGCCAGCTTTTATTGGTGTGATGTCTTTGTAAGTGAATACAAgagcagcaaacacacatttcatttaTACATCTTTATATTTTTGGGATGGATGTCAACATatcttaaaggagcagtatgTAAGATTTGAGCAGATGTGttagcatctagtggtgaggattgcagattttGAACAGCTAAAACTCCTGATGAGAACTCCTGTAGTGTTTatcattcaggaggttttatataatattatattccctttctgccaatacatctgcccaaatcctacacattgaTCCTTTAAAGCGTTGTTGATGGTTTGAGTAGACCTCAGTATGGTGTGAC is drawn from Epinephelus fuscoguttatus linkage group LG5, E.fuscoguttatus.final_Chr_v1 and contains these coding sequences:
- the ftr86 gene encoding finTRIM family, member 86, giving the protein MASAWPEEETFVCSVCLDTLKDPATLPCGHSYCLACIQSHWDKKDSKGECSCPQCRQVFKPRPSLAKSTLLAEAMEKLRTNSFKQSPSTAGSSAQPSMPIYLEVLPDRGPRQGSVYPQLPTVEPRPCPQHNRPLDLFCHDDKECVCEVCCQHGHKGHRVLKPEEERKERQKELVQMQADIQKRIQETERKLVELPHAARQHKALVQALEQESMDLFSELIKNVNQTGIEVGEALSIHETSLGSQVEGQIQNLEQEVASLRWRSGELNRLADMQDHIRFLKNFLIMEPLGQTAATGESSQEEAVVASVRVVMKELQQSIQDVCKASLAKIVRLVNPDAVASVPNGAAAAGTTVADNSCQATAKNTVYEMITDPPPLPPPRPQGHEDSSKRPSCQASAPPPPFSPPQLQPQPRAPPVTTMGLVNPDPKTREELLKYRFEPTMDARTVFRHVQLSDGDRKATMRAENLNLPDHPERFQFWRQVLCREPLGGSPYYWEVEWTGTKITIGVAYKEMERKGSDDNSRLGHNALSWSLYWSGTGFSFWHNSQEKLLGSPKARRIGVYLDQHAGILAFYRITHNQAELIHRHQTQFTGPLYPGFRFWGGVGSTVTICRLD